Proteins found in one Pseudomonas marvdashtae genomic segment:
- the cutA gene encoding divalent cation tolerance protein CutA, translating into MYKLCFFVPASHVDEVKSAVFAAGGGRIGDYDHCAWQVLGLGQFRPLDGSQPFIGEAGQVEQVEEWKVELVVADELIRQVVEALKQSHPYETPAYEVWRLEDF; encoded by the coding sequence GTGTACAAGCTCTGCTTCTTCGTCCCGGCCAGCCATGTCGACGAGGTCAAAAGCGCCGTATTCGCCGCCGGTGGCGGGCGAATCGGCGACTACGACCACTGCGCCTGGCAAGTGCTGGGCCTGGGCCAGTTTCGCCCCTTGGACGGCAGCCAGCCGTTCATTGGCGAGGCAGGGCAGGTCGAGCAGGTCGAGGAATGGAAGGTGGAGCTTGTTGTCGCCGATGAGTTGATTCGGCAGGTGGTGGAGGCACTGAAACAGAGCCATCCCTACGAGACACCGGCGTATGAAGTGTGGCGGCTGGAGGATTTCTGA
- the recO gene encoding DNA repair protein RecO has translation MSPNQPLAQSAYVLHSRAYRESSALVDFLTPQGRLRAVLRGARGKAGTLARPFVPLEVEFRGRGELKNVGRMESNGVAAWLNGEALFSGLYLNELLIRLLPAEDPHPAVFDHYAATLQALAEGRPLEPLLRSFEWRLLDDLGYGFSLDTDLHGQPIAADGLYRLQVDAGLEQVYQLQPGLFNGVELLAMAEADWTAPGALAAAKRLMRQALAVHLGGRPLVSRELFRKP, from the coding sequence ATGTCCCCCAACCAACCCCTCGCGCAATCCGCCTATGTCCTGCACTCGCGCGCCTACCGCGAAAGCAGCGCCCTGGTGGATTTCCTCACGCCACAAGGGCGGTTGCGGGCGGTGTTGCGTGGGGCGCGGGGCAAGGCCGGGACGCTGGCGCGGCCGTTCGTGCCGCTGGAAGTCGAATTCCGCGGGCGGGGCGAGTTGAAAAACGTCGGGCGCATGGAAAGTAATGGCGTGGCGGCCTGGCTCAACGGCGAGGCGCTGTTCAGTGGCTTGTACCTTAACGAGTTGCTGATTCGCCTGCTGCCGGCCGAAGATCCCCATCCCGCCGTTTTCGACCACTACGCCGCCACGCTGCAAGCCTTGGCCGAGGGTCGCCCGCTGGAACCGCTGCTGCGTTCATTCGAGTGGCGCCTGCTGGACGACCTGGGCTACGGTTTTTCCCTGGACACCGACCTGCACGGCCAGCCCATCGCCGCGGACGGTCTGTACCGCTTGCAAGTGGACGCGGGCCTGGAGCAGGTCTATCAATTGCAGCCCGGCCTGTTCAATGGCGTTGAGTTGCTGGCGATGGCCGAGGCCGACTGGACCGCACCGGGCGCTTTGGCGGCGGCAAAGCGTTTGATGCGCCAAGCCTTGGCGGTTCATTTGGGTGGTCGGCCGCTGGTCAGTCGCGAGCTGTTTCGCAAGCCCTGA
- the purL gene encoding phosphoribosylformylglycinamidine synthase has translation MLILRGAPALSAFRHSKLLEQLSQKVPAVSGLYAEFAHFAEVTGGLTGDEQQVLARLLKYGPSVPVQEPTGRLFLVLPRFGTISPWSSKASDIARNCGLAKIQRLERGIAFYVAGEFSEAEAQLIADGLHDRMTQVVLGNLEQAAGLFSHAEPKPLTAIDVLGGGRAALEKANAELGLALAEDEIDYLVDAFLGLKRNPHDIELMMFAQANSEHCRHKIFNASWDIDGQEQEKSLFGMIKNTYQMHNEGVLSAYKDNAAVIVGNVAGRFYPNPETRQYGAVQEPVHILMKVETHNHPTAIAPFPGASTGSGGEIRDEGATGRGAKPKAGLTGFTVSNLQIPGFEQPWEKPYGKPERIVTALDIMIEGPLGGAAFNNEFGRPALTGYFRTFEQSITTPRGEEVRGYHKPIMLAGGMGNIRAEHVQKGEILVGSKLIVLGGPAMLIGLGGGAASSMATGTSSADLDFASVQRENPEMERRCQEVIDRCWQLGEHNPISFIHDVGAGGLSNAFPELVNDGGRGGRFELRNIPNDEPGMAPHEIWSNESQERYVLAVGPADFERFQAICERERCPFAVVGEATAEPQLTVTDSHFGNSPVDMPLEVLLGKAPRMHRSAVREAELGDDFDPSTLDIADSIERVLHHPAVASKSFLITIGDRTITGLVARDQMVGPWQVPVADVAVTATSFDVYTGEAMAMGERTPLALLDAPASGRMAIGETLTNIAASRIGKISDIKLSANWMSAAGHPGEDARLYDTVKAVGMELCPELGITIPVGKDSMSMATRWNDEGVDKSVTSPLSLIVTGFAPVTDIRQTLTPQLRMDKGTTDLILIDLGRGQNRMGASILAQVHGKLGSQAPDVDDAEDLKAFFAVIQGLNADGHLLAYHDRSDGGLLTTVVEMAFAGHCGLNLTLDSVAESAAEIPAILFNEELGAVIQVRQDATPDILAQFSAAGLAECVSVIGQPINNAHINITFNGDTVFEGQRRVLQRQWAETSYQIQRLRDNADCAEQEFDALLEEDNPGLSAKLSYDVNENVAAPYIKKGIRPQVAVLREQGVNGQVEMAAAFDRAGFNAIDVHMSDILAGRVDLNDFKGMVACGGFSYGDVLGAGEGWAKSALFNSRARDAFQGFFERTDSFTLGVCNGCQMMSNLHELIPGSEFWPHFVRNRSEQFEARVAMVQVQESNSIFLQGMAGSRMPIAIAHGEGHAEFESEEALLEADLSGCVSLRFVDNHGKVTETYPANPNGSPRGITGLTSRDGRVTIMMPHPERVFRAVQNSWRSDDWNEDAPWMRMFRNARVWVN, from the coding sequence ATGTTGATCCTGCGCGGCGCTCCTGCCCTTTCTGCCTTTCGCCACAGCAAACTTCTTGAGCAACTGAGCCAGAAAGTACCGGCTGTCAGTGGCTTGTATGCTGAATTCGCTCACTTCGCCGAAGTCACCGGCGGTTTGACCGGCGACGAACAGCAGGTGCTCGCGCGCCTTCTGAAGTACGGTCCCAGTGTTCCCGTCCAGGAGCCGACCGGTCGCCTGTTCCTGGTGTTGCCACGTTTCGGCACCATTTCGCCGTGGTCGAGCAAGGCCAGCGACATCGCCCGCAACTGCGGCCTGGCGAAAATCCAGCGCCTGGAACGCGGCATTGCCTTTTATGTTGCCGGTGAGTTCAGCGAGGCCGAGGCCCAGCTGATCGCCGATGGCCTGCATGACCGCATGACCCAAGTCGTACTGGGCAACCTGGAGCAGGCCGCCGGCCTGTTCAGCCACGCCGAGCCCAAGCCGCTGACCGCCATCGACGTACTGGGCGGCGGCCGTGCCGCGCTGGAAAAAGCCAACGCCGAGCTGGGCCTGGCCCTGGCTGAAGACGAGATCGATTACCTGGTCGACGCTTTCCTGGGCCTGAAGCGCAACCCTCACGACATCGAACTGATGATGTTCGCCCAAGCCAACTCCGAGCACTGCCGCCACAAGATCTTCAACGCCAGTTGGGACATTGACGGCCAGGAGCAGGAAAAAAGCCTGTTCGGCATGATCAAGAACACCTATCAGATGCACAACGAAGGTGTGCTGTCGGCCTACAAGGACAACGCGGCGGTCATCGTCGGCAACGTTGCCGGTCGCTTCTACCCGAACCCCGAGACCCGCCAGTACGGTGCGGTCCAGGAGCCGGTGCACATCCTGATGAAGGTCGAGACCCACAACCACCCGACCGCCATCGCCCCGTTCCCGGGCGCGTCCACCGGTTCCGGTGGCGAGATCCGCGACGAAGGTGCTACCGGTCGCGGCGCCAAGCCCAAGGCCGGGCTGACCGGTTTCACCGTGTCGAACCTGCAGATCCCAGGCTTCGAACAGCCGTGGGAAAAGCCCTACGGCAAGCCTGAGCGTATCGTCACCGCCCTCGACATCATGATCGAAGGTCCCCTGGGCGGGGCTGCGTTCAACAACGAATTCGGCCGTCCAGCCCTGACCGGTTACTTCCGTACCTTCGAACAGTCCATCACCACCCCCCGTGGTGAAGAAGTCCGTGGTTACCACAAGCCGATCATGCTCGCTGGCGGCATGGGCAACATCCGCGCCGAACATGTGCAGAAAGGCGAGATCCTGGTCGGCTCCAAGCTGATCGTCCTCGGCGGCCCGGCCATGTTGATCGGCCTGGGTGGCGGCGCGGCGTCCTCCATGGCCACCGGCACCAGCTCGGCCGACCTGGACTTCGCTTCGGTCCAGCGGGAAAACCCGGAAATGGAACGCCGTTGCCAGGAAGTCATCGACCGTTGCTGGCAGTTGGGTGAGCACAACCCCATCAGCTTCATCCACGACGTCGGCGCGGGCGGCCTGTCCAACGCGTTCCCGGAACTGGTCAACGACGGTGGCCGCGGTGGCCGCTTCGAACTGCGCAACATTCCGAACGACGAGCCGGGCATGGCCCCGCACGAAATCTGGAGCAACGAATCCCAGGAGCGCTACGTCCTGGCGGTCGGCCCGGCCGACTTCGAGCGTTTCCAGGCCATTTGCGAGCGCGAGCGTTGCCCGTTCGCCGTGGTGGGTGAAGCCACCGCCGAGCCGCAACTGACCGTGACCGACAGCCACTTCGGCAACAGCCCGGTGGACATGCCGCTGGAAGTGCTGCTGGGCAAGGCTCCGCGCATGCACCGTTCGGCCGTTCGCGAAGCCGAGCTGGGTGACGATTTCGATCCGTCGACCCTCGACATCGCCGACTCCATCGAGCGCGTGCTGCATCACCCGGCCGTGGCGAGCAAGAGCTTCCTGATCACCATCGGCGACCGCACCATCACCGGCCTTGTGGCCCGCGACCAGATGGTCGGTCCATGGCAAGTGCCGGTGGCCGACGTGGCCGTGACCGCCACCAGCTTCGACGTCTACACCGGCGAAGCCATGGCCATGGGCGAGCGCACGCCGCTGGCGCTGCTGGACGCCCCGGCGTCGGGCCGCATGGCGATCGGCGAAACCCTGACCAACATCGCGGCCTCGCGCATCGGCAAGATTTCCGATATCAAGCTGTCGGCCAACTGGATGTCCGCCGCCGGTCATCCGGGTGAAGACGCCCGCCTGTACGACACCGTCAAGGCGGTCGGCATGGAACTGTGCCCCGAGCTGGGCATCACCATTCCGGTGGGCAAGGACTCCATGTCCATGGCCACGCGCTGGAACGACGAAGGCGTGGACAAGAGCGTGACCTCGCCGCTGTCGCTGATCGTGACCGGTTTCGCTCCCGTCACCGATATCCGCCAGACCCTGACCCCGCAACTGCGCATGGACAAGGGCACCACCGACCTGATCCTGATCGACCTGGGCCGTGGCCAGAACCGCATGGGCGCCTCGATCCTGGCCCAGGTGCATGGCAAGCTCGGCTCGCAAGCGCCGGACGTCGATGATGCCGAAGACCTGAAAGCCTTTTTCGCGGTGATCCAGGGCCTCAACGCCGACGGTCACTTGCTGGCCTACCACGACCGTTCCGACGGCGGTTTGCTGACCACCGTGGTGGAAATGGCCTTCGCCGGTCACTGTGGCTTGAACCTGACCCTGGACAGCGTCGCCGAATCCGCCGCCGAGATCCCGGCGATCCTGTTCAACGAAGAGTTGGGTGCGGTGATCCAGGTTCGCCAGGACGCCACCCCGGACATCCTCGCCCAGTTCAGCGCCGCTGGCCTGGCTGAGTGCGTCTCGGTGATTGGCCAGCCGATCAACAACGCCCACATCAACATCACCTTCAACGGCGACACGGTCTTTGAAGGCCAGCGTCGCGTGTTGCAGCGCCAGTGGGCCGAGACCAGCTACCAGATCCAGCGCCTGCGCGACAACGCCGACTGCGCCGAACAGGAATTCGACGCGCTGCTGGAAGAAGACAATCCGGGCTTGAGCGCCAAGCTCAGCTACGACGTCAACGAAAACGTCGCCGCGCCCTACATCAAGAAAGGCATTCGCCCACAAGTCGCGGTCCTGCGTGAGCAGGGCGTCAACGGCCAGGTGGAGATGGCGGCCGCGTTCGACCGCGCCGGTTTCAACGCGATCGACGTGCACATGAGCGACATCCTCGCCGGTCGTGTCGACCTGAACGACTTCAAGGGCATGGTCGCGTGCGGCGGTTTCTCCTACGGCGACGTGCTGGGTGCCGGTGAAGGCTGGGCCAAGTCGGCGCTGTTCAACAGCCGCGCTCGCGATGCATTCCAAGGCTTCTTCGAGCGCACCGACAGCTTCACCCTCGGCGTGTGCAACGGTTGCCAGATGATGTCCAACCTGCACGAGCTGATTCCGGGCAGCGAGTTCTGGCCGCACTTCGTGCGTAACCGTTCCGAGCAGTTCGAGGCGCGTGTGGCGATGGTCCAGGTGCAAGAATCGAACTCGATCTTCCTGCAGGGCATGGCCGGTTCGCGCATGCCGATCGCCATCGCCCACGGCGAAGGCCACGCGGAATTCGAAAGCGAAGAAGCCTTGCTCGAAGCCGACCTGTCCGGTTGTGTGTCGCTGCGTTTCGTCGACAACCACGGCAAGGTCACCGAAACCTACCCGGCCAACCCGAACGGCTCGCCGCGCGGGATCACCGGCCTGACCAGCCGCGACGGCCGCGTCACGATCATGATGCCGCACCCGGAGCGGGTGTTCCGTGCGGTGCAGAACTCGTGGCGTTCGGACGACTGGAACGAAGACGCGCCATGGATGCGCATGTTCCGCAACGCGCGCGTCTGGGTGAACTAA
- the nagE gene encoding N-acetylglucosamine-specific PTS transporter subunit IIBC, with the protein MYQHFIEGLQRLGRALMLPIAILPIAGLLLRLGDTDLLNIAIIHDAGEAIFANLPMIFAIGIAVGFARDNNGTAGLAGAIGYLVMIATLKVLDATINMGMLAGIISGLLAGALYNRFKDIKLPEYLAFFGGRRFVPIVTGFSAVGLGLVFGLVWPPIQHGINTFGELLMASGSFGAFVFGVFNRLLIVTGLHHILNNMAWFIFGSFTDPQTGAVVTGDLTRYFAGDPKGGQFMTGMFPVMLFGLPAACLAMYRNALPQRRKVMGGILLSMALTSFLTGVTEPIEFAFMFLAPLLYLVHALLTGLSMAVTNLLDIHLGFTFSGGFIDMVLGWGKSTNGWLVVPVGLAYAAIYYLVFDFCIRRFDLKTPGREEVPAGDTPVIAENQRAAAYIQALGGAENMITIGACTTRLRLDMVDRNKASDAQLKALGAMAVVRPGNGGSLQVVVGPMADSIADEIRQALPSSERLASAPVAAVAAPVTPTAVSEAEAQQWLAALGGCGNVLQLDCVAMSRLRVQLADGKGLSESQLKALGCQGVSSLADGVWHLLLGEKAPGLLRALEAVANRNEVKAEASGG; encoded by the coding sequence ATGTACCAGCATTTCATTGAAGGGCTGCAACGCCTCGGCCGGGCGCTGATGCTGCCCATCGCGATCCTGCCGATTGCCGGCCTGCTGTTGCGCCTGGGTGACACGGACCTGTTGAACATCGCGATCATCCACGACGCCGGCGAAGCGATTTTTGCCAACCTGCCGATGATCTTCGCCATCGGCATCGCCGTGGGCTTCGCCCGGGACAACAACGGCACGGCCGGGTTGGCCGGGGCCATCGGTTACCTGGTGATGATCGCGACGCTGAAGGTGCTCGACGCGACCATCAACATGGGCATGCTTGCCGGGATCATCAGCGGTCTGTTGGCCGGCGCACTGTACAACCGGTTCAAGGACATCAAGCTGCCGGAATACCTGGCGTTCTTTGGCGGCCGACGCTTCGTGCCGATTGTCACCGGCTTCAGCGCCGTGGGCCTGGGCCTGGTGTTCGGGCTGGTCTGGCCGCCGATCCAGCACGGCATCAACACCTTTGGCGAGCTGCTGATGGCCAGCGGCAGCTTCGGCGCGTTCGTCTTCGGTGTGTTCAATCGCTTGCTGATCGTCACCGGCTTGCACCACATCCTCAACAACATGGCCTGGTTCATCTTCGGCAGTTTCACCGACCCGCAAACCGGCGCGGTGGTCACTGGTGACTTGACCCGTTATTTCGCCGGCGACCCCAAGGGCGGCCAGTTCATGACCGGCATGTTTCCGGTGATGCTCTTCGGCCTTCCCGCCGCGTGCCTGGCGATGTACCGCAACGCCCTGCCCCAGCGGCGCAAAGTCATGGGCGGGATCCTGCTGTCCATGGCGCTGACCTCGTTCCTGACCGGCGTCACCGAACCGATTGAATTCGCCTTCATGTTCCTCGCGCCGCTGTTGTACCTGGTGCACGCACTGCTCACCGGGCTGTCGATGGCAGTGACCAATCTGCTGGACATTCACCTGGGCTTCACCTTCTCGGGCGGTTTCATCGACATGGTCCTGGGCTGGGGTAAATCCACCAACGGCTGGTTGGTCGTCCCGGTGGGCCTGGCGTATGCGGCGATTTATTACCTGGTGTTCGATTTCTGCATCCGCCGCTTCGACCTCAAGACCCCAGGACGGGAGGAGGTGCCCGCAGGCGACACGCCGGTCATCGCCGAGAACCAGCGCGCCGCTGCCTATATCCAGGCGCTGGGCGGTGCCGAAAACATGATCACGATTGGCGCCTGCACCACGCGACTGCGGCTGGACATGGTGGACCGCAACAAGGCGTCCGACGCCCAGCTCAAGGCCCTCGGCGCCATGGCCGTGGTTCGCCCTGGCAACGGCGGCAGCTTGCAAGTGGTGGTGGGGCCGATGGCCGACAGCATCGCCGATGAAATTCGCCAGGCGTTGCCCTCTTCGGAACGATTGGCCAGCGCGCCCGTGGCCGCCGTGGCTGCGCCTGTCACACCGACGGCCGTCTCCGAGGCCGAGGCGCAACAGTGGCTCGCGGCCCTGGGCGGTTGCGGGAATGTGTTGCAGCTCGATTGCGTGGCGATGAGCCGTTTGCGGGTGCAACTGGCCGACGGCAAGGGGTTATCGGAAAGCCAGCTCAAGGCGCTTGGCTGTCAGGGGGTTAGCTCGCTAGCGGACGGTGTGTGGCACTTGTTGCTGGGCGAGAAAGCGCCGGGGCTGTTGCGGGCGTTGGAGGCTGTTGCGAATCGGAACGAGGTCAAGGCTGAAGCCTCTGGCGGCTGA
- the mltF gene encoding membrane-bound lytic murein transglycosylase MltF — MFSPTALRPRYARWLIATGLFLVLSGCVEKPNTLERVKEDGVLRVVTRNSPATYFQDRNGETGFEYELVKRFAEDLGVELKIETADNLDDLFGQVGKPNGPVLAAAGLVSSEQRKKQVRFSHPYLEVTPQIIYRNGQSRPTDASALAGKKIMVLKGSSHAEQLAQLKQQYPGIEYEESDAVEVVDLLRMVDEGQIDLTLVDSNEVAMNQVYFPNVRVAFDLGDARSQSWAVGPGEDNSLLNEINAYLDKVQKNGTLQRLKDRYYGHVDVLGYMGATTFAQHLQQRLPKYEQHFKAYAKKEKVDWRLLAAIGYQESLWQPTVTSKTGVRGLMMLTQNTAQAMGVSNRLDPKQSIMGGAKYLAYMKEQLDESIEEPDRTWFALAAYNVGSGHLDDARKLAAKEGLNPNKWLDVKKILPRLSQKQWYSKTRYGYARGGEPVHFVANIRRYYDILTWVTQPQLEGDQVAEGNLHVPGVDKSKPNQESPQL, encoded by the coding sequence ATGTTTTCCCCAACGGCTTTGCGTCCGCGGTACGCCAGATGGCTGATCGCAACCGGACTCTTCCTGGTGCTCAGTGGTTGTGTTGAGAAACCCAACACACTGGAGCGCGTAAAGGAGGATGGCGTGCTGCGGGTCGTCACCCGTAACAGTCCCGCCACCTACTTCCAGGATCGCAACGGTGAAACCGGCTTCGAATACGAGCTGGTGAAGCGCTTCGCCGAGGATTTGGGGGTCGAGCTTAAAATCGAGACCGCCGACAACCTCGACGACCTGTTCGGCCAGGTGGGCAAGCCCAACGGCCCGGTGCTGGCCGCCGCGGGCCTGGTCAGCAGCGAACAGCGCAAGAAACAGGTACGGTTTTCCCACCCTTACCTGGAAGTCACCCCCCAGATCATCTACCGCAACGGCCAGTCCCGCCCTACCGACGCGTCGGCCCTGGCCGGCAAGAAGATCATGGTGCTCAAGGGCAGCTCCCACGCCGAACAGCTGGCGCAGTTGAAGCAGCAATATCCGGGTATCGAATACGAAGAGTCCGACGCGGTTGAAGTCGTCGACCTGCTGCGCATGGTCGATGAAGGCCAGATCGACCTGACCCTGGTGGATTCCAACGAAGTGGCGATGAACCAGGTGTACTTCCCCAACGTCCGCGTGGCGTTTGACCTGGGCGATGCCCGCAGCCAAAGCTGGGCGGTGGGCCCGGGCGAAGACAACAGCCTGCTCAACGAAATCAACGCCTACCTGGACAAGGTGCAGAAAAACGGCACGCTGCAGCGCCTCAAGGACCGCTACTACGGCCACGTTGACGTCCTCGGCTACATGGGCGCCACCACGTTCGCCCAGCATCTGCAGCAACGCCTGCCCAAATACGAACAGCACTTCAAGGCCTACGCCAAGAAAGAAAAGGTCGATTGGCGGCTGCTGGCGGCGATCGGCTATCAGGAATCGCTCTGGCAACCGACGGTTACTTCCAAGACCGGCGTGCGCGGCCTGATGATGCTGACCCAGAACACCGCGCAGGCCATGGGCGTGTCCAATCGCCTGGATCCGAAGCAAAGCATCATGGGCGGTGCCAAGTACCTGGCCTATATGAAGGAGCAACTGGACGAGAGCATTGAGGAGCCAGACCGCACCTGGTTCGCCCTTGCCGCCTATAACGTCGGCAGCGGCCACCTGGACGACGCGCGCAAGCTCGCCGCCAAGGAAGGCCTGAACCCGAACAAGTGGCTGGATGTGAAAAAGATCCTGCCGCGCCTGTCCCAGAAACAGTGGTACAGCAAGACCCGCTACGGCTACGCCCGGGGCGGAGAACCTGTGCATTTCGTGGCGAACATCCGCCGCTACTACGACATCCTGACCTGGGTGACCCAGCCGCAGCTTGAAGGCGACCAAGTGGCCGAAGGCAACCTGCACGTGCCGGGCGTGGACAAGAGCAAGCCGAACCAGGAATCCCCGCAGCTATAA
- the pdxJ gene encoding pyridoxine 5'-phosphate synthase produces the protein MSTSNRILLGVNIDHVATLRQARGTRYPDPVKAALDAEEAGADGITVHLREDRRHIQERDVLLLKDVLQTRMNFEMGVTEEMMAFAERIRPAHICLVPETRQELTTEGGLDVAGQESRISLAVERLSKIGAEVSLFIDADERQIEASKRVGAPAIELHTGRYADAETPTDVADELQRIADGVTFGLAQGLIVNAGHGLHYHNVEAVAAIKGINELNIGHALVAHAMFVGFKSAVSEMKALILAAAKS, from the coding sequence GTGAGCACCAGCAATCGCATTCTTCTCGGCGTGAACATCGACCATGTCGCCACCCTGCGCCAGGCCCGTGGTACGCGCTACCCGGATCCGGTCAAGGCCGCATTGGACGCCGAAGAGGCGGGTGCCGACGGCATCACCGTGCATCTGCGCGAAGACCGTCGCCATATCCAGGAGCGCGACGTGCTGCTGCTAAAGGATGTGCTGCAAACCCGCATGAACTTCGAAATGGGCGTGACCGAAGAGATGATGGCGTTCGCCGAGCGCATCCGCCCGGCACATATCTGCCTGGTACCGGAAACGCGCCAGGAACTGACCACCGAAGGCGGCCTGGACGTCGCGGGGCAGGAGTCGCGGATCAGCCTGGCGGTGGAGCGGCTGTCGAAGATCGGTGCCGAAGTCTCGCTGTTCATCGACGCCGACGAGCGGCAGATCGAGGCCTCCAAGCGTGTCGGCGCACCGGCCATCGAGTTGCATACCGGTCGTTATGCCGATGCCGAAACGCCGACGGACGTGGCCGATGAGCTGCAACGGATCGCCGATGGCGTCACCTTTGGCCTGGCCCAAGGGTTGATCGTCAATGCCGGCCATGGCCTGCACTACCATAACGTCGAAGCCGTCGCGGCCATCAAAGGCATCAACGAGCTGAACATCGGCCACGCCTTGGTGGCTCATGCGATGTTTGTCGGGTTCAAGTCGGCTGTGTCTGAAATGAAAGCGCTGATCCTGGCCGCCGCCAAGTCCTGA